A genome region from Micromonospora peucetia includes the following:
- a CDS encoding MaoC/PaaZ C-terminal domain-containing protein, whose protein sequence is MSGTQITIEQVSLGDTLPELEIPLTRTLIVAGALATRDYEDVHHDPAQAERRGTPDTYMSINNTNGLVGRYVTDWAGPAARMVRLSTRLGVPNFPDDVMRLTGEVVGVEEDTVRVAVRGMNSKGAHAVSEVTVRLPRGTEQ, encoded by the coding sequence GTGAGCGGCACGCAGATCACCATCGAGCAGGTGAGCCTCGGCGACACGCTGCCGGAGCTCGAGATCCCGCTGACCCGGACCCTCATCGTCGCCGGCGCCCTCGCGACCCGCGACTACGAGGACGTGCACCACGACCCGGCCCAGGCCGAGCGTCGCGGCACCCCCGACACCTACATGAGCATCAACAACACCAACGGGCTCGTCGGCCGCTACGTCACCGACTGGGCCGGCCCCGCGGCGCGCATGGTGCGCCTGAGCACCCGCCTCGGGGTGCCGAACTTCCCGGATGACGTGATGCGGCTGACCGGAGAGGTCGTCGGCGTCGAGGAGGACACCGTGCGCGTCGCGGTGCGTGGCATGAACAGCAAGGGCGCGCACGCCGTCTCCGAGGTGACCGTGCGCCTGCCCCGCGGAACGGAGCAATGA
- a CDS encoding acyl-CoA dehydrogenase family protein, with protein MDFQLAEDQVTVNDLARDVFSRNGDPQRLFDIEAGQDRFDRALHRDLAESGILGLLVPEEHGGAGLGLWEVAGVFVEQGRTLGTVPLWETLVGGVLPLVRYGDARQQAEWLPRVAAGDAVLTVAVDDLADARPYGARVRARSGTEPGGAAVTLNGTAVGVRSAHLADAIIVPATDEEGTVGLYLVPTAGTGVRRDTFERTDRGLASDVHLEGAAAELLAEGPEEDRIDWLLRQVWIAVAALQSGISQAAVRQAADYTSGREQFGVPIATFQAVAHQIANCHIDTEAMEVTYLNALWRETTARPPRAAVHVAKYWAAEAGDRVARTVQHVHGGMGADVTYPIHRYMLWTTQLANTAGSGAWQLQQLADLVDAGEQL; from the coding sequence ATGGACTTCCAGCTCGCCGAGGACCAGGTCACGGTCAACGACCTGGCGCGCGACGTCTTCTCGCGCAACGGCGACCCGCAGCGCCTCTTCGACATCGAGGCCGGGCAGGACCGCTTCGACCGCGCCCTGCACCGCGACCTGGCCGAGTCCGGCATCCTCGGGCTGCTCGTGCCCGAGGAACACGGCGGCGCCGGGCTGGGCCTGTGGGAGGTCGCCGGGGTCTTCGTCGAGCAGGGCCGCACGCTGGGCACCGTCCCGCTGTGGGAGACCCTCGTCGGCGGCGTCCTGCCGTTGGTGCGCTACGGCGACGCCAGGCAGCAGGCCGAGTGGCTGCCCCGCGTCGCCGCCGGGGACGCGGTCCTCACCGTGGCCGTCGACGACCTGGCCGACGCCCGGCCGTACGGCGCCCGCGTCCGTGCGCGGTCCGGCACCGAGCCCGGCGGTGCGGCGGTCACCCTGAACGGCACCGCCGTCGGCGTTCGCTCAGCGCACCTCGCCGACGCGATCATCGTCCCGGCCACCGACGAGGAGGGCACGGTCGGGCTCTACCTCGTGCCGACCGCTGGCACCGGGGTGCGCCGCGACACCTTCGAGCGCACCGACCGCGGACTCGCCTCCGACGTGCACCTCGAGGGCGCCGCCGCGGAGCTGCTCGCCGAGGGCCCTGAGGAGGACCGGATCGACTGGCTGCTGCGCCAGGTCTGGATCGCCGTGGCCGCCCTGCAGAGCGGCATCAGCCAGGCCGCCGTGCGCCAGGCCGCCGACTACACCTCCGGCCGCGAGCAGTTCGGTGTGCCGATCGCGACCTTCCAGGCCGTCGCCCACCAGATCGCCAACTGCCACATCGACACCGAGGCGATGGAGGTCACCTACCTCAACGCGCTCTGGCGCGAGACGACGGCACGGCCGCCCCGCGCGGCCGTACACGTCGCGAAGTACTGGGCTGCCGAGGCGGGCGACCGTGTCGCGCGCACCGTGCAGCACGTGCACGGCGGCATGGGTGCCGACGTCACCTACCCGATCCACCGCTACATGCTCTGGACCACCCAGCTGGCCAACACCGCCGGCTCGGGGGCCTGGCAGCTGCAGCAGCTCGCGGACCTCGTCGACGCGGGGGAGCAGCTGTGA
- a CDS encoding ABC transporter permease translates to MSANQTPTSAVPGNDPHDAGAPAGGLAETVLTEVPTAAIGTGGPEPAAAPGILKSIVRRPATIVAGVFLLVLTLIAILAPALAPYDPDVQNLLQRLKPPSAEHWLGTDDYGRDVLSRLIFGARVSLWAALQAAAVALVLGLPLGMIAGYRSGWVDTILTRLMDALMSAPSLVLAITIVAVLGAGITNAMLAIGLVMAPRFFRVARAGTMDVRHETYIEASIALGCSTLRTVVRHVLPNVLPPIILVASVSLGTAVAAEASLSFLGLGVQAPAASWGSMLSTASSNMRLAPYLVWPPGVMIFLAVLAFTYLGDGVRRALVRTRSGN, encoded by the coding sequence ATGAGCGCGAACCAGACCCCCACGTCTGCGGTGCCGGGGAACGACCCGCACGACGCCGGCGCGCCCGCGGGCGGCCTCGCCGAGACCGTCCTCACCGAGGTGCCCACGGCGGCCATCGGCACGGGTGGCCCGGAGCCGGCCGCCGCCCCCGGCATCCTCAAGAGCATCGTGCGTCGCCCCGCGACGATCGTGGCCGGCGTCTTCCTGCTCGTGCTGACCCTCATCGCGATCCTCGCCCCGGCCCTGGCGCCGTACGACCCCGACGTGCAGAACCTGCTGCAGCGGCTCAAGCCGCCGAGTGCCGAGCACTGGCTGGGGACCGACGACTACGGCCGGGACGTGCTGAGCCGGCTCATCTTCGGGGCGCGAGTCTCCCTGTGGGCGGCGCTGCAGGCTGCGGCCGTCGCGCTCGTGCTCGGCCTGCCCCTCGGCATGATCGCGGGCTACCGCAGCGGCTGGGTCGACACGATCCTCACCCGCCTCATGGACGCGCTCATGAGCGCTCCGTCGCTGGTGCTGGCCATCACCATCGTCGCGGTCCTCGGCGCCGGCATCACCAACGCGATGCTCGCCATCGGCCTGGTCATGGCCCCGCGCTTCTTCCGGGTGGCCCGCGCCGGCACGATGGACGTGCGGCACGAGACCTACATCGAGGCCTCGATCGCCCTGGGCTGCAGCACCCTGCGCACCGTGGTGCGGCACGTGCTACCCAACGTGCTGCCGCCGATCATCCTCGTCGCCTCGGTGTCGTTGGGCACCGCCGTCGCGGCCGAGGCGAGCCTGAGCTTCCTCGGGCTGGGCGTGCAGGCCCCCGCCGCCAGCTGGGGCTCGATGCTCTCGACGGCCTCCTCGAACATGCGCCTCGCGCCGTACCTCGTGTGGCCGCCCGGCGTGATGATCTTCCTCGCCGTCCTCGCCTTCACCTACCTCGGTGACGGCGTCCGTCGCGCCCTCGTGCGCACCCGGTCGGGCAATTGA
- a CDS encoding lipid-transfer protein — protein MTSNFLSGRTAIVGIGATEFSKNSGRSELQLAGEAVSAALADAGLSPADVDGMTTFTMETNPENMVARSLGIPELKFFSRIPYGGGGACAPVQQAAMAVASGVADVVVAYRAFNERSGVRFGQGPPPAKTQATSDNEYRSWVNPYGLLTPAQHTAMFARRYMHEYGATSEDYGRVAVLARKHAANNPKAWFHGKPLTLEEHQASRWIAEPLHLFDCCQETDGGQAMVIVSAERAKDLPSTPAYIVGAAQGMGADQYQMVSYYREDLTRIPEVELCARQLWAQSGLGPADMDAAILYDHFTPYVLNQLEEYGFCGRGEAKDFIADGNLEVTGSLPTNTHGGQIGEAYLHGTNGVAEGVRLVRGTSTNQPDGVRNVLVTAGVGVPTSALILSAEG, from the coding sequence GTGACGTCCAACTTCCTGTCGGGGCGCACCGCGATCGTCGGCATCGGCGCGACGGAGTTCTCCAAGAACTCCGGCCGCAGCGAGCTGCAGTTGGCCGGCGAGGCCGTCTCGGCCGCCCTGGCCGACGCGGGCCTGAGCCCCGCCGACGTCGACGGCATGACGACCTTCACCATGGAGACCAACCCGGAGAACATGGTCGCCCGCAGCCTGGGCATCCCCGAGCTGAAGTTCTTCTCCCGGATCCCCTACGGCGGTGGCGGCGCCTGTGCCCCCGTCCAGCAGGCCGCCATGGCAGTCGCGAGCGGCGTCGCCGACGTCGTCGTGGCCTACCGCGCCTTCAACGAACGCTCCGGCGTCCGCTTCGGGCAGGGGCCGCCTCCGGCGAAGACCCAGGCCACCTCGGACAACGAGTACCGCTCCTGGGTCAACCCGTACGGCCTGCTCACCCCGGCCCAGCACACCGCGATGTTCGCCCGTCGCTACATGCACGAGTACGGCGCGACCAGCGAGGACTACGGCCGGGTCGCCGTGCTCGCCCGCAAGCACGCCGCGAACAACCCCAAGGCGTGGTTCCACGGCAAGCCGCTCACCCTCGAGGAGCACCAGGCCTCCCGCTGGATCGCCGAGCCGCTGCACCTGTTCGACTGCTGCCAGGAGACCGACGGCGGCCAGGCGATGGTCATCGTCAGCGCCGAGCGCGCCAAGGACCTGCCCTCCACCCCGGCCTACATCGTCGGGGCGGCCCAGGGCATGGGGGCGGACCAGTACCAGATGGTCAGCTACTACCGCGAGGACCTGACCCGGATCCCCGAGGTCGAGCTCTGCGCCCGGCAGCTGTGGGCCCAGTCGGGCCTCGGACCCGCCGACATGGACGCGGCGATCCTCTACGACCACTTCACCCCGTACGTGCTCAACCAGCTCGAGGAGTACGGCTTCTGCGGTCGCGGTGAGGCCAAGGACTTCATCGCCGACGGCAACCTCGAGGTCACCGGCTCGCTGCCGACCAACACCCACGGTGGCCAGATCGGCGAGGCCTACCTGCACGGGACGAACGGCGTCGCGGAGGGCGTCCGCCTCGTCCGGGGGACCTCGACCAACCAGCCCGACGGCGTACGCAACGTCCTCGTGACGGCGGGCGTCGGGGTCCCGACCAGTGCACTGATCCTCTCCGCGGAAGGCTGA
- a CDS encoding acyl-CoA dehydrogenase family protein: MYLEYTPEHRELSRELRAYFARLLTPEVREALGGTNEDRPAYREIIRQIGKDGLLGLGWPKEFGGQGRPALDQYILFDEINRAQAPFPFVTINNIGPMLMRYGTEEQKRTYLPGMLTGDVIFAIGYSEPGSGTDLASLGAKAEATPEGGWVINGQKVFTSGVSQADFVWMAVRTDPDAPKHKGITILIVPTSDPGFSCTPIATSGITHTNASYYEDVRVGPEALVGEVNGGWRLITGQLGHERVGLAAMGGRTEQLWTDVAAWAAEPDADGIRVLDKPWVRTELARDYAELTAMRLLNWKIAVVEEGQNPAPAAASVAKVYGTETHDRVCRNLVSVVGPRATRRPGAPDAVLGGQLEAYTRGSYINTFGGGTNEVLRDMIAVAGLGMPRKGRSA; this comes from the coding sequence ATGTACCTGGAGTACACCCCAGAGCATCGAGAGCTGAGCCGGGAGCTGCGCGCCTACTTCGCGCGCCTGCTCACGCCTGAGGTCCGCGAGGCGCTCGGCGGCACCAACGAGGACCGTCCGGCCTACCGCGAGATCATCCGTCAGATCGGCAAGGACGGCCTGCTCGGGCTCGGTTGGCCCAAGGAGTTCGGCGGCCAGGGCCGCCCGGCGCTCGACCAGTACATCCTCTTCGACGAGATCAACCGCGCCCAGGCGCCGTTCCCCTTCGTCACCATCAACAACATCGGCCCGATGCTCATGCGCTACGGCACCGAGGAGCAGAAGCGCACCTACCTGCCGGGCATGCTCACCGGCGACGTCATCTTCGCCATCGGCTACAGCGAGCCGGGCTCCGGCACCGATCTCGCCTCGCTCGGCGCCAAGGCCGAGGCCACGCCCGAGGGGGGCTGGGTCATCAACGGCCAGAAGGTCTTCACCAGCGGCGTCAGCCAGGCCGACTTCGTCTGGATGGCCGTGCGCACCGACCCCGACGCCCCGAAGCACAAGGGGATCACCATCCTCATCGTGCCGACGTCGGACCCCGGCTTCAGCTGCACGCCGATCGCCACCAGCGGCATCACCCACACCAACGCCTCCTACTACGAGGACGTGCGCGTCGGCCCCGAGGCACTCGTCGGCGAGGTCAACGGCGGCTGGCGCCTCATCACCGGCCAGCTCGGTCACGAGCGAGTGGGCCTGGCCGCGATGGGCGGGCGCACCGAGCAGCTGTGGACCGACGTCGCCGCGTGGGCCGCCGAGCCCGACGCCGACGGGATCCGCGTCCTCGACAAGCCGTGGGTGCGTACGGAGCTGGCCCGCGACTACGCCGAGCTGACCGCGATGCGCCTGCTCAACTGGAAGATCGCCGTCGTCGAGGAGGGCCAGAACCCGGCTCCCGCCGCCGCGTCCGTCGCCAAGGTCTACGGCACGGAGACCCACGACCGGGTCTGCCGCAACCTCGTCTCCGTCGTCGGGCCCCGCGCGACCCGGCGACCCGGCGCACCGGACGCCGTCCTCGGCGGACAGCTCGAGGCCTACACCCGCGGCTCCTACATCAACACCTTCGGCGGCGGCACCAACGAGGTGCTGCGCGACATGATCGCGGTCGCCGGCCTCGGCATGCCGAGGAAGGGGCGGTCCGCATGA
- a CDS encoding AMP-binding protein codes for MTTQTPVARTSGTAVFGDIVRGRTGDDHPGLLFEGRTITWGQVVQEAADRAAALADVPRPAGRPLHLGVLLENTPDHVYWICAAALAGATVVGINPTRRGAELAHDVRHTDCDLLITEDRLAGLIDGLDLGIPAEQVRNIDSPEYAAWLARRAGAPAPVDEVDPGADLLLMFSSGSTGAPKAVICSHGRLAAVSEALLARTELTRDSVTYLSMPLFHGNAVMLNLGPAMVCGATICMVRKFSASGFVRDVHEHGVTYFNYVGRALAYVLAQPVDPRDATSTLRRAVGTEASAADIARFTQRFGAVISEGYGSSEGVMRINRTPETPDEALGVAVAGAEIKVMNEATGLECPPARLDGTGRLVNAEEAIGQLVGVGMAARFEGYYKNPEAAAERVRGEDFWSGDLAYRDADGYFYFAGRSSDWIRVDSENFAAGPAERIIERWDRVAVAPVFAVPDPRTGDQVMCALQLRGGASFDPEAFTAFLDEQADLGTKWRPRFVRIVTEIPTTGNSKVAKQVLRRAAWVTTDPVYVRDGASTAYRPLTTADVQDLEKQFADNGRTALLPAA; via the coding sequence ATGACGACTCAGACCCCGGTAGCCCGAACCTCGGGGACCGCCGTCTTCGGCGACATCGTGCGCGGGCGCACGGGTGACGATCACCCGGGCCTCCTCTTCGAGGGCCGCACCATAACCTGGGGCCAGGTCGTGCAGGAAGCCGCCGACCGGGCCGCAGCCCTGGCCGACGTGCCCCGGCCCGCGGGCAGGCCGCTGCACCTGGGGGTGCTCCTGGAGAACACCCCCGACCACGTGTACTGGATCTGCGCGGCCGCGCTGGCCGGTGCCACCGTCGTCGGGATCAACCCGACCCGACGGGGCGCCGAGCTGGCCCACGACGTGCGGCACACCGACTGCGACCTGCTCATCACCGAGGACCGCCTCGCCGGCCTCATCGACGGGCTCGACCTGGGCATCCCCGCCGAGCAGGTGCGCAACATCGACTCCCCGGAGTACGCCGCCTGGCTGGCCCGGCGCGCCGGCGCGCCGGCGCCCGTCGACGAGGTGGACCCCGGTGCCGACCTGCTGCTCATGTTCTCCTCGGGCTCGACCGGGGCACCCAAGGCGGTCATCTGCTCGCATGGGCGCCTCGCCGCGGTCTCCGAGGCGCTGCTGGCCCGCACCGAGCTGACCCGCGACTCGGTCACTTACCTGTCGATGCCGCTGTTCCATGGCAACGCCGTCATGCTCAACCTCGGGCCCGCCATGGTCTGCGGCGCGACGATCTGCATGGTCCGCAAGTTCTCCGCGTCCGGCTTCGTGCGTGACGTGCACGAGCACGGCGTCACCTACTTCAACTACGTCGGCCGGGCCCTCGCCTACGTCCTGGCCCAGCCGGTCGACCCGCGCGACGCGACAAGCACGCTGCGCCGCGCCGTCGGCACCGAGGCCTCGGCCGCCGACATCGCCCGCTTCACCCAGCGCTTCGGCGCCGTCATCTCCGAGGGCTACGGCTCCAGCGAGGGCGTCATGCGGATCAACCGCACCCCCGAGACGCCCGACGAGGCGCTCGGCGTGGCCGTCGCCGGCGCCGAGATCAAGGTCATGAACGAGGCCACCGGGCTGGAGTGCCCGCCGGCCAGGCTCGACGGGACCGGGCGGCTCGTCAACGCCGAGGAGGCCATCGGCCAGCTCGTCGGAGTCGGCATGGCTGCCCGGTTCGAGGGCTATTACAAGAACCCCGAGGCCGCCGCCGAGCGGGTCCGCGGCGAGGACTTCTGGTCCGGGGACCTGGCCTACCGCGACGCCGACGGCTACTTCTACTTCGCCGGCCGCTCCTCGGACTGGATCCGCGTCGACAGCGAGAACTTCGCCGCCGGACCCGCCGAGCGGATCATCGAGCGCTGGGACCGGGTGGCGGTCGCCCCCGTCTTCGCCGTGCCCGACCCGCGCACCGGCGACCAGGTCATGTGCGCGCTCCAACTGCGTGGCGGCGCCAGCTTCGACCCCGAGGCGTTCACCGCCTTCCTCGACGAGCAGGCCGACCTCGGCACCAAGTGGCGGCCCCGCTTCGTGCGGATCGTCACCGAGATCCCCACCACCGGCAACAGCAAGGTCGCCAAGCAGGTCCTGCGCCGTGCCGCCTGGGTCACGACCGACCCCGTCTACGTCCGGGACGGCGCGTCCACCGCGTACCGCCCGCTCACCACGGCGGACGTCCAGGACCTCGAGAAGCAGTTCGCCGACAACGGACGCACCGCCCTCCTGCCGGCCGCCTGA
- a CDS encoding bifunctional MaoC family dehydratase N-terminal/OB-fold nucleic acid binding domain-containing protein: MSTTTWTPAPDATDEEAFLARLREFVGLEATPTRYAQDAVNQAMIRHFVEAMGDENPVYVDEQAARDTGREGVVAPPPMLSTWLMVGYRAHLAAAAGAAPDTPMARLLAILAEAGFVGVVATNDEHEYVRELRLGDEIKMATVIEDVSPRKTTGLGTGHFITTLRTYTDQDDEVVARQRFRILRFDPSGAKPAAPAAGDPALRHKPFILRDNAFWFEAAAQRRLVIQACTDCGTLRHPPGPLCPSCHSYAWHEVEASGRGTVHSYVVSHHPKAPGYDYPLTVVLVDLEEGTRLVADFVGDADEVEIGMPVQVDWLAYDENLTLPRFRAATSASEPTEEEKN, from the coding sequence ATGAGCACCACGACGTGGACCCCGGCCCCCGACGCCACCGACGAGGAGGCCTTCCTCGCCCGCCTGCGTGAGTTCGTCGGCCTCGAGGCCACGCCCACCCGCTACGCTCAGGACGCCGTCAACCAGGCGATGATCCGCCACTTCGTCGAGGCGATGGGCGACGAGAACCCCGTCTACGTCGACGAGCAGGCCGCCCGTGACACCGGCCGTGAGGGCGTCGTCGCCCCGCCGCCGATGCTGTCCACCTGGCTCATGGTCGGCTACCGGGCCCACCTGGCCGCCGCCGCGGGCGCCGCGCCGGACACCCCCATGGCCCGGCTGCTCGCGATCCTCGCCGAGGCCGGCTTCGTCGGGGTCGTCGCGACCAACGACGAGCACGAGTACGTTCGCGAGCTGCGCCTGGGCGACGAGATCAAGATGGCGACGGTCATCGAGGACGTCTCCCCGCGCAAGACCACGGGTCTGGGCACCGGCCACTTCATCACGACGCTGCGCACCTACACCGACCAGGACGACGAGGTCGTGGCTCGCCAGCGCTTCCGCATCCTGCGCTTCGACCCGTCCGGCGCCAAGCCCGCGGCTCCGGCCGCCGGCGACCCGGCGCTGCGGCACAAACCGTTCATCCTGCGCGACAACGCCTTCTGGTTCGAGGCCGCCGCACAGCGTCGCCTCGTCATCCAGGCCTGCACCGACTGCGGCACGCTGCGCCACCCGCCCGGCCCGCTCTGCCCTTCCTGCCACTCGTACGCGTGGCACGAGGTCGAGGCGAGCGGACGGGGCACGGTGCACAGCTACGTCGTCAGCCACCACCCGAAGGCTCCCGGGTACGACTACCCGCTCACCGTCGTGCTCGTCGACCTCGAGGAGGGCACGCGCCTCGTCGCCGACTTCGTCGGGGACGCCGACGAGGTCGAGATCGGCATGCCCGTGCAGGTCGACTGGCTCGCCTACGACGAGAACCTCACCCTGCCGCGTTTCCGGGCCGCGACCTCCGCATCGGAGCCCACCGAAGAGGAGAAGAACTGA
- a CDS encoding ABC transporter substrate-binding protein, with amino-acid sequence MGVNNKTRGRLVALIAIGALAVAGCSSPDNSGTTGTGQGEIDTSAVLKFASAGPLRDLDPAVQTSYGAWGYLFLVWDRLTMLDKDDKIVPGLAKEWNFVEDGSVLELKLRDDVKFHDGTPFGAEAVKVNIERGKTLEGSTLKSELADIESVEVVDATTVRLKLVKGKGVQLPASFTGTAGMMVSPKAIKDGVDIKNKPGTAGSGPYIATELVPQEKLVLKRADSYWDPNVGRLGGIELQRVPDAAARLNGLQSGQVDLAPLSSAGEIATVEKIVTPGSGLQQHQVKFKNVVGVYMRATKGDVAKPEVRQAIAHAVDPGAISALFSGYCTPTRQLVPETDPSRIPNYTYPYEFSVDKAKALVQQAGGAKVSVTFAAGTNAEQPANVVQASLRAVGIDASLNPVPNTENEPRFIAGDFELMVGTSWSPKADPAATVNTYLLNTYKLAADPSLIAAKAAEAANPTLPMSQRAPLYHDIWKTTLEQGWYVPLCNQTNASVAKENVVGGDNIPMSNIGIWDLRNIAVKK; translated from the coding sequence ATGGGCGTCAACAACAAGACCAGGGGACGCCTGGTCGCGCTGATCGCCATCGGGGCTCTCGCCGTGGCCGGCTGCAGCTCACCAGACAACTCCGGCACCACCGGCACCGGCCAGGGCGAGATCGACACCTCGGCCGTGCTCAAGTTCGCGTCGGCGGGTCCGCTGCGCGACCTCGACCCGGCCGTCCAGACGAGCTACGGCGCCTGGGGCTACCTGTTCCTCGTGTGGGACCGGCTGACCATGCTCGACAAGGACGACAAGATCGTCCCGGGCCTGGCCAAGGAGTGGAACTTCGTCGAGGACGGCAGCGTCCTCGAGCTCAAGCTGCGTGACGACGTGAAGTTCCACGACGGCACGCCGTTCGGCGCCGAGGCCGTCAAGGTCAACATCGAGCGCGGCAAGACCCTCGAAGGCTCGACCCTCAAGAGCGAGCTCGCCGACATCGAGTCGGTCGAGGTCGTCGACGCGACGACTGTGCGCCTCAAGCTGGTCAAGGGCAAGGGCGTCCAGCTGCCTGCGTCCTTCACCGGCACGGCCGGCATGATGGTCAGCCCGAAGGCCATCAAGGACGGCGTCGACATCAAGAACAAGCCCGGTACCGCCGGGTCCGGCCCGTACATCGCCACCGAGCTCGTGCCCCAGGAGAAGCTCGTCCTCAAGCGGGCCGACAGCTACTGGGACCCGAACGTCGGCCGCCTCGGCGGCATCGAGCTGCAGCGCGTGCCCGACGCCGCGGCCCGCCTCAACGGCCTGCAGAGCGGCCAGGTCGACCTGGCTCCGCTCAGCTCGGCCGGTGAGATCGCCACGGTCGAGAAGATCGTCACCCCGGGCAGCGGTCTGCAGCAGCACCAGGTGAAGTTCAAGAACGTCGTCGGCGTCTACATGCGCGCCACCAAGGGCGACGTCGCCAAGCCCGAGGTCCGCCAGGCGATCGCCCACGCGGTCGACCCGGGGGCGATCAGCGCGCTGTTCAGTGGCTACTGCACGCCGACGCGCCAGCTCGTCCCCGAGACGGACCCGAGCCGCATCCCGAACTACACCTACCCGTACGAGTTCAGTGTCGACAAGGCCAAGGCCCTGGTGCAGCAGGCCGGCGGCGCCAAGGTGTCCGTCACCTTCGCCGCGGGCACGAACGCCGAGCAGCCGGCCAACGTCGTGCAGGCGTCGCTGCGGGCCGTCGGCATCGACGCGTCGCTCAACCCCGTGCCCAACACCGAGAACGAGCCGCGCTTCATCGCCGGCGACTTCGAGCTGATGGTCGGCACGTCGTGGAGCCCGAAGGCCGACCCGGCGGCGACGGTGAACACCTACCTGCTGAACACCTACAAGCTCGCCGCGGACCCCTCGCTCATCGCGGCCAAGGCGGCCGAGGCCGCCAACCCCACGCTGCCGATGAGCCAGCGCGCCCCGCTGTACCACGACATCTGGAAGACGACGCTCGAGCAGGGCTGGTACGTGCCGCTGTGCAACCAGACCAACGCGAGCGTCGCGAAGGAGAACGTCGTCGGCGGCGACAACATCCCGATGTCGAACATCGGCATCTGGGACCTGCGCAACATCGCCGTCAAGAAGTGA
- a CDS encoding ABC transporter permease → MLRYAGRRLLAAIPLLFVVPLLVFALIELAPGDPAVILAGDEPTPERVEAIREELNLNDPVLLRYMMWIGDVVRGDLGTSFLSDQTVTELLTRRMATTLSLVLVAMIFAIVLGATLALVATLRSGGIVDRIVNGFASISIAIPGFWFGLVLASVFAVGLQMFPAFGYQPLSDGFWPWLSHLILPGIALGLLPAAEVTLQLRSALGQVMKTDYVLNAEAKGLSRASVVFKHSLKNACIPVITVLGFRVAEVLAGSVTIEMIYNMPGLGRTAVEAVQGRDVPVLLGFVLFSTTIVVLVNLIVDISYGYFNPKVRS, encoded by the coding sequence ATGCTCCGCTACGCAGGCAGGCGGCTACTCGCGGCAATACCCCTGCTGTTCGTCGTCCCGCTGCTCGTCTTCGCCCTGATCGAGCTCGCCCCGGGGGACCCGGCTGTCATTCTCGCCGGTGACGAACCGACCCCGGAACGCGTCGAGGCGATCCGCGAGGAACTCAACCTCAACGATCCGGTCCTGCTGCGCTACATGATGTGGATCGGGGACGTCGTCCGCGGCGACCTCGGCACGTCCTTCCTCTCGGATCAGACCGTGACCGAGCTGCTGACGCGGCGGATGGCCACGACGCTGTCGCTGGTGCTCGTGGCGATGATCTTCGCCATCGTGCTCGGGGCCACCCTGGCGCTCGTGGCCACGCTGCGCTCCGGCGGCATCGTCGACCGGATCGTCAACGGGTTCGCCTCGATCTCGATCGCCATCCCGGGCTTCTGGTTCGGCCTCGTGCTCGCCTCGGTCTTCGCGGTGGGGCTGCAGATGTTCCCGGCGTTCGGCTACCAACCGCTGTCCGACGGTTTCTGGCCGTGGCTCTCGCACCTCATCCTGCCGGGCATCGCCCTCGGTCTGCTCCCCGCCGCCGAGGTGACCCTGCAACTGCGCTCGGCGCTCGGGCAGGTCATGAAGACCGACTACGTCCTCAACGCCGAGGCCAAGGGGCTGTCGCGCGCCAGCGTCGTGTTCAAGCACTCCCTGAAGAACGCGTGCATTCCCGTCATCACCGTTCTCGGCTTCCGCGTCGCGGAGGTCCTCGCCGGGTCGGTGACCATCGAGATGATCTACAACATGCCGGGCCTCGGGCGCACCGCCGTCGAGGCCGTGCAGGGGCGTGACGTCCCGGTGCTGCTCGGCTTCGTCCTGTTCAGCACGACGATCGTCGTGCTCGTCAACCTCATCGTCGACATCTCCTACGGCTACTTCAACCCGAAGGTGCGGTCATGA